A window of the Megalopta genalis isolate 19385.01 chromosome 2, iyMegGena1_principal, whole genome shotgun sequence genome harbors these coding sequences:
- the muskelin gene encoding muskelin 1, with translation MASNENSDSQKVLEFKIYKYSSFSSSYVPENILFDKPSDQTSRWSSDIDNHPQFLILKLQCPSIVKTITFGKYEKTHVCNIKKFKVYGGLESENMMELLESGLKNDSTSETFDLKHILGNKGNYFPVRYLKILPLQSWGPSFNFSIWHVRLTGIDDPKIVKPNIEWFNVYRQKEVIRLCMKHFRRLEQPEIVETLQRVTGVSLEDVRLTMLYELLVTKGDYLEVEHFISNIVMMGLLNDYIHAQTYRAVWTKLSTDDPKPGMRGGHQMVLDPTAELVYLFGGWDGNKDLSDLWAYNIATNKWTIICKDAEAEDGPSARSCHKMCLDPKRQQLFILGRYLDTQYRNLENLKSDFFVYEIGKNKWTQISEDTEAVGGPELIFDHQMSMDVEKQTIYIFGGRVVVSPNISEEYEYRMIPNSTEPIFSGLYSYNVLTSTWTKLACDIARPGPPNVPTIRSRAGHSMLFHPGSRKLYIFAGQRGKEYLSDFVTYEIDTNHIEHINFNDSSSRDNHVPAAGFTQRATIDPELEEIYVLSGLSKDKDKRDDNVQNSFWVYNIKNNKWSCIYRHENVGEKYWNKMQDFVPCPRFAHQLVYDHVKKVHFLFGGNPGRSCLRNLRLDDFWQLKLCRPSQEEIMKRCKLLIRKHKFKELALSSSVEALEYLQTQVSEIIDHNDMEQTKEFQLLTSILFREQNTLLGEAMNSNGSGNLLENFCHMSEPRYDQNGRDVHTLRTELYDKLTEFFSESLTQPRANLIDLLPL, from the exons ATGGCGTCCAACGAAAATAGCGATTCCCAGAAAGTTTTGGAGTTTAAAATCTACAAGTACTCCAGCTTTTCGTCATCCTACGTGCCAGA AAACATCCTCTTCGACAAACCATCGGATCAGACATCGCGGTGGTCGTCTGATATTGACAATCATCCACAG TTTCTTATATTGAAGTTGCAATGCCCATCGATCGTGAAAACAATTACATTTGGAAAATACGAGAAAACACATGTATGCAACATAAAAAAGTTTAAAGTATACGGCGGCTTGGAATCGGAGAACATGATGGAGCTGTTAGAGAG CGGATTGAAGAACGATTCTACGTCTGAGACGTTTGATTTAAAACATATACTGGGAAATAAGGGCAATTACTTTCCAGTTAGATATCTAAAAATTCTACCGTTGCAATCATGGGGTCCcagttttaatttttctatctgGCATGTACGATTAACTGGAATTGATGATCCTAAAATAGTTAAACCTAATATCGAATGGTTTAATGTG TATCGTCAGAAAGAAGTAATAAGACTCTGTATGAAACACTTCAGAAGATTGGAGCAACCAGAGATCGTGGAAACGTTACAAAGAGTTACAGGGGTTTCATTGGAGGATGTTAGACTGACTATGTTATATGAGTTGTTAGTAACGAAGGGGGATTATCTGGAAGTTGAACACTTTATAAGTAACATTGTGATGA TGGGCCTTTTAAACGATTACATTCATGCCCAAACCTACAGAGCGGTCTGGACAAAATTGTCGACGGACGATCCGAAACCCGGGATGAGAGGCGGTCATCAAATGGTACTTGACCCCACCGCAGAACTCGTGTACCTCTTCGGAGGATGGGACGGAAATAAAGATCTTTCAGACTTGTGGGCGTACAATATAGCAACCAACAAGTGGACCATCATTTGTAAAGATGCAGAAGCTGAG GATGGACCGAGCGCGAGATCCTGTCACAAGATGTGTCTGGACCCCAAGCGTCAACAACTTTTTATTTTGGGAAGGTATCTAGATACCCAGTATAGAAATTTGGAGAACTTGAAAAGCGATTTTTTCGTTTATGAAATCGGAAAGAACAAATGGACTCAAATATCGGAAGACACGGAGGCTGTGGGTGGGCCGGAGTTAATCTTTGATCATCAAATGTCCATGGacgtggaaaaacaaacgatttacatTTTCGGTGGCCGTGTTGTCGTCTCTCCGAACAT TTCCGAGGAATACGAGTACCGTATGATACCAAACTCGACCGAGCCAATCTTTTCTGGACTGTACTCTTACAACGTGCTTACGTCTACGTGGACCAAATTAGCCTGCGACATTGCAAGGCCGGGCCCTCCAAATGTTCCAACTATCCGATCCAGAGCCGGCCATTCTATGCTCTTTCACCCG GGTTCGAGGAAACTATACATTTTTGCGGGTCAAAGGGGCAAAGAGTATCTCAGCGATTTCGTTACCTATGAGATTGATACGAATCACATAGAGCATATAAATTTCAATGACTCTAGTTCAAGAGATAACCACGTGCCAGCAGCTGGTTTCACGCAGAGAGCCACGATCGATCCCGAATTGGAAGAAATTTATGTTTTGTCG GGTTTGAGCAAAGACAAGGATAAGAGAGACGATAACGTGCAGAACTCCTTTTGGGTGTACAATATCAAAAATAACAAATGGTCCTGTATCTATCGGCATGAGAACGTCGGGGAGAAGTACTGGAATAAAATGCAAGACTTCGTCCCATGTCCGCGATTCGCGCACCAGTTGGTGTATGATCATGTGAAGAAG GTACATTTCTTATTCGGAGGAAACCCGGGAAGATCTTGTCTCCGAAATTTGCGGCTCGACGACTTCTGGCAGTTAAAGTTGTGCAGACCCTCCCAGGAGGAGATCATGAAGAGGTGCAAGCTACTGATCAGAAAGCATAAGTTTAAAGAGCTGGCCTTGAGTAGCAGCGTCGAGGCGCTCGAGTATCTCCAGACCCAAGTTTCTGAGATCATCGATCACAACGACATGGAACAAACGAAAGAG TTTCAATTGTTAACGTCTATTCTATTCAGAGAACAGAACACGTTATTAGGAGAGGCCATGAACTCGAACGGTTCAGGAAACTTGTTAGAGAATTTCTGTCATATGAGCGAGCCTAGGTACGATCAGAACGGCCGCGATGTTCACACGCTGAGAACCGAGTTGTACGACAAACTGACCGAATTCTTTTCTGAGTCGTTGACACAACCGCGCGCAAATCTAATCGATCTGTTGCCATTATGA